The window TTGGCTTCAAGCTATATAGActtgtgtctttgctgtcaTGGCACCTAAAGTGTGGAATGAATGATATTCTGCTCCTacttctgtgctgtctttcaaaGATCAGCTAAAAACACACCATTTTTGAACTGTATCACATTTATCTGCTTGTACTGTAATGTCATTTTATTACTGTCTTCCATGTCATTTGTTACAATTTTAAGAAAAGTGATATACAACTGAAGTTATTATTGCTTATGTGATGTTATTTGGCACACAAAAAGAAAGGGCATATCTCTATGGGGCTTTTGAGCAAACCTCACATCAGCCTGCATGAAACATGTCTTTTGTCAGGCATTTTGTTGCATACAAATCCAATTaatattgtgtctgtgtgtctgagcaggTAGTTACACTGCAAAGTTGGACCTGATGGAGAGTGCAGACTTTGCATTTGGGTTTGTACAGACAATCCTGGCAGTTGGTTCAAGCATAGCTAAAGTAGCACCAACACATCGTCAGTGTGGCATTGAGATTTCAAATGACTGTTCTACCTACACCCTTTGCAACCCCAGGTAACTGCTAATTTTATGTTTTGATATTGAGTACGATTTCGCATTTCCTGTCTGACCTTAACATCAATTCTTCAATGTTTTTCTGCCCTCTATGTACAGGATATACACTTCCAGTGGACGCTGCACCATTCCTTTGCCTGTCCAAATCAAATCGTCCTGTTCAGGGAACGCGTTGTTCGCCAAGACTCCGTACACAGCACGAGGATCTGTTGGCATCTTCACTTATGATCTTCTCAACAATTCCACAAACACGGCCACTGAGCAAATAGCTGTTATGTTTAAGGTGCCATTTGACCTTAACTTGAAGTCCAACGTGTATGCAGTGGGAGTGTTTGACATCAGCAAAGACTGCATTCGTGATATTTATCGTGAGATGTCGAAGACTGAGGACAAAACATTTGTCAGAGGCAAAGCAAAGGGCCCCGTTCTCACTCACAAAGGCCAAAATATCACCATCATGGCCGCAATGTCCAACTGTTATGAGCCCGTCATAAAGGTGCAAgtgagtgaggaaaaaaaagtccaggATGGAGAAACTAAtcctgagctgagctgagcagagctgagctgcatcTGAGCTGACAGAATGTGTTGCATCAAAGCAACACATCACTGTTTACAGGCTGTGGAGTGACAGATTCTCTCTGTATTTATGCTCTTATTTATCAATATTATGTATAATGGCCTAtttttgctgctgtctctgaTTGTATTCATCCACTGCGTCTGTGCTGTAGATGCAGAGTGGAACTAGAAATGTGTTTTAGTAATGTGATATTACCtttgatgatgtgttgttgacaTGCTGTAGATATGTCAGTGAGAGCACCTCACTGGCTGCCCTGTATGCACAATGTCCTGGTCCAGTAAAAGTTTCTGTACATGACTTCAATAAAATCTCAATCTGTCAAACCATTACATTTATGCATGAGTGTTTCTGAGCCTGCACCAGCTATTCATAATCCATAAATTCTTTGTAACTACCTGCTAGTTTCAAACTGGTTATTTAGTGAAAGAGGTTGCACCATTAAAAGATAAGGAATATCTTAGCTGGCAAAGAGTTAAGTAGTATGCAAACCAGTCGCGAGCAAACGTATTTTAATGCTGCCCAATCAGAAGCAATGTAAACCATGTTAACAGGAAGTGATTACAAGCACCACAAAAACCAACAGTTTGGCGGGAAATCTATATATCAAACTTATTTATgtatgcatacagtacatggaGAAATATGTGTTAGTTGTATTCACACAGTTTAGAAGGAGTGGGAAACATCACATGCTAGTCCAATCTTCACTTTTTAGCTAGTAGTTTAATCTGATGTTATTAGCATAGGCtaacattttgtcatttgagGTATATGGTGTTATGTTTgtgaaaaataacttaaaatcagacacacagacattctgATCTGTCAGGTCAGATATGTTGACCAtttatacatataaatatatagatatactgtacgtgtgtgtgtgttgatgacgCATGAATCATCCCTTATTAAACACTTACGttagaataagaataataagtAGATAGAACTTATCTGCAAATGGTTGTTAAATTGTCAGAAGTCATTATGGGTCATTGTCATCAACAACATACAGATGGGATGACACTTAACCTGACATGTGTTGGCAGTTTAATTACCGTAAAACACCTAATTGTTGTGTGCACTGTCATAATAGAGTCACAGTAGTGTCCACTGAAGAGAATGGATGGTCCGTGAATGAAAATGAGTTGGATGTTGCAGAGCATAAGTGGGAGAGGAATGGGATTTTGCAGCAAAGAATAGTAATTATGAAAAGTTAATTACTGCATTATTAGAACTTGCATTCTATTTATTAATAAAGCACTTCTTGGCAAACCACATGGGTATATTACACGTCTGTTTAACTACAGATGAGCTTTACACTGCGCTAGATTCAAAGACTGCGTGGCCCTCCTGCTGAGTGAGgcattgcatttgtgtgtgtgtgtgtgtgtgtgcgtgtgtgtgtgtgtgagtgttgcaATATGTATTTCATTCAGGGCGACCTTGAAAAAGACTTGCTCTCAGTGGAAGTTCCCTGTTTTAATTATACAACtattagacaaaaaaaaaacatgtcatacATTTCTAGTTAGTGTAACATGTCACAACAAGTCCA of the Chaetodon auriga isolate fChaAug3 chromosome 16, fChaAug3.hap1, whole genome shotgun sequence genome contains:
- the LOC143333901 gene encoding DELTA-actitoxin-Ucs1a-like yields the protein MSSTSFDMVQETEEIIRGSYTAKLDLMESADFAFGFVQTILAVGSSIAKVAPTHRQCGIEISNDCSTYTLCNPRIYTSSGRCTIPLPVQIKSSCSGNALFAKTPYTARGSVGIFTYDLLNNSTNTATEQIAVMFKVPFDLNLKSNVYAVGVFDISKDCIRDIYREMSKTEDKTFVRGKAKGPVLTHKGQNITIMAAMSNCYEPVIKVQVSEEKKVQDGETNPELS